CTGGAGCATCGACCTGTATCTCAAGGATGAGTCGGTGCATCCCACCGGCTCGCTCAAGCACCGCCTCGCCCGGTCCCTTTTCCTCTACGGCCTGGTCAACGGCGACATCACCGAGGGCACGACTCTCGTCGACGCCACCAGCGGCTCGACCGCCATCTCGGAAGCCTGGTTCGCCCGGATGCTCGGACTGGACTTCGTGGCCGTCGTACCCAGGGCGACCAGCCGTGCCAAGCTGGAGCTGATCGAACGCTCCGGCGGCAGCTGTCACCTGGTGGACCGCCCGGGCGAGATCTACGCCGAGGCCGAACGTCTCGGCGCCCTACCCGGCCACCACTACCTCGACCAGTTCGGCCGGGCTTCCGTCGTCACCGACTGGCGCGGCAACAACAACATCGCCGCCTCGATCTTCGATCAGCTGACCATGGAACGGCATCCGGTTCCCGCCTGGATCGTGGTCGGGGCCGGAACCGGCGGCACCAGCGCGACAATCGGCCGGTACTGCCGGTACCGGCAGGTGGCCACCCGCCTAGCGGTCGTCGACCCCGAGGGATCGGTGTTTCACCGGGCCTGGCGCGAGGGCAGCCGCGACGTCACCGGCATCGGCTCGAACATCGAGGGCATCGGCCGGCCCCGGGTCGAACCATCCTTCGTGCCGTCGGTGATCGACGAGATGCTGGTGGTGCCCGACGGCGCGACGGTCGCCGCGATGCGCGTCGTGGAACGCCTGACCGGGCGCCGCGTTGGAGCCTCGACCGGCACCAACATCGTCGGCGCGCTCGAACTCGCGTCTCGCATGCGCGCGGCCGGGCAGACCGGAAGCATCGTCACGCTCATTTGCGACGACGGACAGCGCTACACCGACACCTACTGGAACGACGAGTGGGTCCGTTCCCGTGGCTGGGATTTCACGCCCTATCTAACGCACCTTGAGTCGCTCACGAGGGACGGCGGTCCCGCGTAGCCGACCAACAACCGGTCGAGCCAAGCACCGCGCAGCAGCCTCGTCGACTGGACACCCGACAAGATGCCCCTGTTCACGGCGGGGGCCGCCCGGGCCGCCGAAAAGCTGGGCGTCACCCTGCTGCCCCCGCTGACCGGGATCGGCGTCGCCGCACTGGCCGAGCCCGACATTCTGGTCGAGATCGAGGCCACCGCGGTCATCGAGTAAATGCACAACGAGCCAACACCGGCCCGGCAGCCGCCGATCTGAACAGCGTCCCCAGGGGCTTATCCGCTCCGGGGACCACGTGCAGCCGGATTACTCCGACGCCGTACCGCCGGCGCGCTGTGCGAGCGCGACACCCGCACCGATCGCCGCAGCCACCGGCCACTCGATCACCGAAAACGCGGTCAGCGCTCCAAGACCACCGTAGAAGGCCAGCATCTGGCCCGATGGGAGATACCCCCGAACGGTTTCGGCCGCGCCAGAAAGATCATCTCGCGTCGGGATGACGTGATCGGGTCGGTGGAACTCCGCCGTAACACCGGGGAAGTTCACCGTCGTCCCCTCGGTACCTGCCTTCCGCTGTTTAGTAGCCATTGCCCCTCCCCCGCACGCAACCACATGGGCAGCCGTGCATCGGCGTCGAAATCGCCGAAGCCAGACCGGCTGAACAACACGAGTTTACCCCTAGGTACAACAAGAACACACCGCGGCGGGACGATGGCGAACGTCTGTCCCGTAAGCAACAAGCGGGTACTGGCGGCGCGCATCGGCATGCGAGCCACCCCGCCGACTTGGGGCTGCAAGACATGGGGCGAAAGTCCCTTTTCTTGCAATGCGACGGTTCTACGGTGGCCGGAGCTGCGCAGGAAGGAACCGCAATGGCAGACAGCGAAAACATTCTCGTCACCGGCGCCGGGGGCGGCGTCGGTGGA
The sequence above is a segment of the Saccharopolyspora phatthalungensis genome. Coding sequences within it:
- a CDS encoding PLP-dependent cysteine synthase family protein, producing the protein MDRAGAAAQVLDPGLDRRWVAEAIRKIEADTNRSADTHLHVFPLPSSWSIDLYLKDESVHPTGSLKHRLARSLFLYGLVNGDITEGTTLVDATSGSTAISEAWFARMLGLDFVAVVPRATSRAKLELIERSGGSCHLVDRPGEIYAEAERLGALPGHHYLDQFGRASVVTDWRGNNNIAASIFDQLTMERHPVPAWIVVGAGTGGTSATIGRYCRYRQVATRLAVVDPEGSVFHRAWREGSRDVTGIGSNIEGIGRPRVEPSFVPSVIDEMLVVPDGATVAAMRVVERLTGRRVGASTGTNIVGALELASRMRAAGQTGSIVTLICDDGQRYTDTYWNDEWVRSRGWDFTPYLTHLESLTRDGGPA
- a CDS encoding endoribonuclease L-PSP; translation: MPLFTAGAARAAEKLGVTLLPPLTGIGVAALAEPDILVEIEATAVIE